The Solanum dulcamara chromosome 2, daSolDulc1.2, whole genome shotgun sequence region aaaggttttaggtcaaaaatcacttacccaacactttgcctcaaaaatctcttctcaaatcacctcaaggagtttaagaactcaaacaattgatgaaaatattgaaatgggaagaaaggggcattttctgcccaaaaagttactgttcacgtgtgttactgttcacgcgtttACTGTTCACgtgtgttttgtacaaatttttgaaaatcaccctcaaggtcattacaatagtcaaactatattcagtttttgagtGTATTATAATGTAAATTGAATGTATAattcatgtataagtaatttatattatatagtcagtgtatagtcactgtatattttctatgattttggctattttttatgtaaataaaatatggctATATTTATTGTGACCTAATTagtttgttgtatatatttgaaattgttccAATATATAACTCAATACATCTATGATCTAACCATCACTTAATTCAAATTTGTTTTATCTGTCGTTTTACCTGAAATATGTTACAGTTAGACTATCCCAATATATAACTCTCAATTATATAGAACAACAGTACAAACTTAACATAACACATGGATAATTAATTGGTAGAAtggttaataatttttttaaaaaaaaattgtgaatatCTGTAAGCAAAAGGTCAGATTTTAAGTAATTGAAATGTAGTTAGTCAAGgaataaaattcaaaaccaaTGTGCGTACTCTGCAGCAGTATCATTTGGCATGAATTTGGTAGCTTATATAGAGGCTAAGAAAGGATGATAATCACAATCCCAGGAGTTTGTTGATAAACCCCATGAAAGATTTATTATGTACACAAGTCTTGAGAGTTGAATACAGATAAGAAGATAGAAATCAGAGCATGCTATTAGTAATGCAGCTTGGCATGTGTTTGCTATGTTCCTCAGAAAATAAAGTCATTTTGGTTGTGAGAAAATACTTTCCTACCAAAGAGGAAGAAAGTTAATTTCCTCTCACAATTATCTCAACTCGTAACTTGTTGGATATTATCATCAATCTCTCAAAATTACATCAAAACACTATTCTCATTTGCCCACAGGGCTTTTGTTATAGTAGAAAGAATACAGCTTGAGATCCATGTGTGGGGTTAGGCACACGTCACAAGTTATCCACTGAATTGCCGACTAGCCTTCTGGCATTTCTCAATAAGCACAAAAGCATTGTTTATCAATCCTTAATAAACGTTTTCCCGATAAATACTTTTCACTCACCAATaaaattttacaagaaatatatcatatacttttcaaaaaaatgactTGTATTTCTCAAACTATTTCCGGTCACACACCAAATACACAACCAAAGGAGATGCTAGAATGAACAAAGTAGCCAAAACTTTAAACACAAAAGCAGTTGGGAATACCAAGGTCTCAAATTGCAGAAAACTCTTGACATaaattcatatatcatatcttAGCAGCGTGTCAAAATTACCCACACAGTACCTGCTAAATCATCATGTATTCATCCCTGCATGTAACTCATCAAGTTCCAAAACAAGCAAACATTAATCACATCATCGAAAGTTCCCACTGAATATCAATGTTTGCTGTCAACAGCAAAAACAAATGTTAATTTGGTGATGCTACATAGCAGGGTCAACAATAATTTGTAACGCAAACTAAATAGCCAGAAAAGAGAATTTGTTACAGAATTGTCCACAGAAACAGAATCAGAGCCAACGCTGTCCTAGTATAGCCATGTTTTCGTTGAGCACCTCCGTAGTATGGTTGTATCATTAGCCCAAACCTACAAGTACCAGTTGATGGATCTGACTTTGTGACAGTCGCGAGGCCAGAGAACTTGCAAGCATCATCAAGCTGATTGTTTATCTGGTAGTAGCTgttgaatgcatatgaaatatTTCCTCGTCCATCCAAACCTCCGCAAGATGTCTGATATCCAAGGCTCGTGCAGTCAGCAAGTCCACAAGCAAAGCTCATGCTAGGCGCAATCTGGGGGTCATCAACCTTAGCATTGGGCTTTAACACACACCACTTCCTCTCCAAATACTTCACATTTCTGGCTGGAACTAAGGACCCTGAATTGGTGGTGCCAAGATTTAGTGTGTATTTGGGTAGTCCATCATACGTAAGGATTCCCCAGTGACGTTCAAAATTTCCAGGTTGGATACTCTTAGCATCCTCATCAATCAAACTAAACAGATAGGCATCAACAGGCCCAGGCCTCAAAGGGGTGCCTTTTCCTCCTGATATATGCTGCATGAATCCTTGGTTGAATCGCTGTGCAAGTTGTGCATTAGCATTGCGGTCACCATCAGTGGGCCAACCAATTTCTCCAATAATTATAGGGACGTTCCCAAACCCATTTTTCTGTAAAGCCCACACAAGAGTGTCGTGATTTGCATCAAACATGTTGGTGTAGATTGTCCCTCCATCATTTAGAGGTGTTGCATTTCCATCAAAGAATGCATATTCAACCGGGAAGTTGGGGTCAATATAAAGACTTATGAATGGATAGATATTGATAGTAAAAGGACAACCATTGTCGCTTAAGAACTTGACAAGTTGGCTTACATAGCCATGGATATCAGCTCGAAAATCACCACCTGATGGGAAGGTGCTGGCGCTCTCATAAACATCTGCATTGAGAGGACAAGTAACCTTTACTTTATCACCGAGGCCAGCTTTTATGAGTGCAGTTTGGATATTTTGCATAGCAGGAAGAGTTGTTCGAAGGTAAGTGCCATTGTAAGTTGTCAAGTAAGGTTCATTTCCAACTGCAACATACCTACAACAAAGTCAAAAACAATGTGCGTAAACATTCAGGTCTAGCTTACAAAATGAAACAATTCTAACATTACTCGGTCGATGAAGCTTATTCTATATCAAGCTCCTGGTAACAGACAACATACAGAAGAATAGTATAAAACAGAAAGgcagaaaaagaaaatgaagctAGAAAACAATAATTTCGGCTACAACCAGTTCAATGTGATTATGGTCACAAATAGCTCACCCGCATGAGGAAGAATTTTTTCAGAAACCAGAGGAGCCTAGTCAGTTGATTTGAATAAAGTACAACTCTTTGGACATGAAAAGATGAAGTAAAAACACAAAACATGAATGCAAGGAACACTCAAATTGACAAGAATAGTTGTAGCTGCATATCTGATGTTTTCACGGATGATGTGCAATACAGGCCCTgacaaaaaaatgtaaaaaaatgaCATTGCAGCCACCTTGACTTGTGTTGCAAAAACGACAAAAGATGAATCACATCATAGATCGGACAGATCACTAGGTCATATTAGAGCAGAAAAAACAATTTCTTTCAACTACCACTAGAAAATTTGATAGGGAAAGTTGTTTCGCTCCACAGTTGCGGAATTGGCAACAGCAAATTATAcaataagaaaaggaaaaatagaaactTTGTCAGTGTCCAACCATTCACTAAACTTTAGTCAAATTCTAGATTTCTATAAGTGGTATCTTAGACTTGTTTTGACCACCCAAGTACCAACTAATATTTGCCTGAGGAATTGAGAATCATCAAAAAGAAAGCAAACGACAAGGAATTACTGATCTCTGTTACTCGCACATTGAGGATGCCACATCATGAAGTGATGTGCGGACCCTTTCTTAGATTTCGTGCAGATCAACTTCTAAAGTCATACGCTGCCATTTAATCATGGACTTGAACATCAGAGTATTTTATAAGATTGCGTAAATTGAAAATGATTAGAaccttttttttgaaattggtaaCGTTGAAAATGATTAGAACCTTAGAGGCAACATCGGATGCAGAGTGGGAGAAAACTGTGTAAGAGGGTTAACTCCTGAGGAGCACTAAAAGCCTCAATTTTCTCGGTGAGTCAAGTTACCTCTACAACAAGCAGATCAGTTTTGTCACTTTCCCCATCACATTTGAACCCACAAGCAATGGTTGACTGCCATTTCATTCTTCATTACAGACAAAGATTTGCGACACGACGACCTTCACAAATCTAAAGCATTCTCTCCACTTTGAATATGTAAATAACGTTTGCTCATGATGTTAAATAAATGAAGAATGTGTAGCTTCTTTAGTGAGTTGTAAATGAAGTGGAACCAATTGTTCAATATAACAATAGAAATATAAAGATGGATGTAGATTATTCAGCAATGACGGTTATTTACCCCGTATATTGAACTTAGCTTTTTTGTTCGGCAGTTGTTTTCTAGTTTTGTCTTGTTGAagcataattaagtaaataaaagtgCGCTCTCACAATTTAAACTTTTAGATGATATGGTCACTAAtatatccccccccccccctttcttccttttttttggcAGGGAGGGGCATGTTTGAAAGGAATGCAGATAAAGAACgggaaagaagagaagaaaaagttAAGTTTTGGTCATATAAATTAAAGGTATCATTCCAACACTATTTGGGATtaatattcattattttttccaagGTTTAGTCTTCAAAACATGAGACTTGACTTCAAAATTCATGGATTTAGCCCTAAAATCAAAAAgtagaaatttgaaaatttgaaccaCTTTAACAATCCCAATGAAACTTGGCTCGCCTAACAAGCATACTCATGTTGAAAACAAAATTCTTACACTCCTCTGTAACAGGAGCATTCCACTAATTCTTATAATCACCCAATCAATTATCTCAAGACATGTAATATTCACAGAGTCATCAATCACAAACTAAAGACACAAAATGATCAAATATCAAGTATACAAGTCACATATCCCACAGTGTGTCAGCAACATCTAAATTGTAACTGAGCATAAGAATAGTGGACACaaaccaaaacaagaaaaattcaACTAAATGACTAATGATAGCCTCCACAGATAATAGTCAACGGCTCAATCAACAAAGTCAACAGGAATATTACAATTCAAGGATTTGCCGTGGTGTTAGTAATAGTATCTACACATTTAAGTAGATTTGTGAGTTTCATCGACCCATCCCCCATATCTAATACAAGCCTTTCtgaaacatgaatgcatgagaCAATGCAAGTGCATATAACCTTGTCATATAACACTGACATGATGCATCATACACAATCAATCAGCATATCACCACGTATATGTAAAACTGGATCATGCTTCATATTAGGGTACAAGCAGgtgggttgggcaccctatgtGCTGTAATCTGACCATCCATAGACACCAATGCACCTCATCTCCCTCCTCTCTTTGTAAATCACCATGCCACCCAACTCTCTTCCAGAAAAAATGAAGGGGTCACCGAAAACGAATAATGGGCTGAATATTAGAGACCCCTCTTCTAAAGTTCAGTAAGTTTCGTCGtggtttttcttcttctcaacAAGACTAGTTGCCAGCTTGTCCGGCCCAATCTTGCTGTCATGTAGGTCAGACCAACAGTCATGGAAGCACCAACCAAAGATCCACCTTGCTTTGTGACTTCAGCCTCCACTATACAGCTTAGATTTGGTGAAAACACCCTCCTAATAGTAAAATACCCATTTTTAAAATACCAAGCCATCTTTTCCTTCCACCATTGCTGACCTTGAAGATTTCAGATTTTCTTCCAACATTAGGGTTGGTTTTTCTCTAGATCAATAGCGAGAGCAATAAGAAGAACTAGTATAAAATGGATCaaatataaaactcaaaaaccctTCCTGCAGTAAATGTATCTATGCGTATGTGTATGTATAGATGTTACAGAAGCTTCTCACTATTATCAAAAGTTTCAAATTAGAGCAAGGCAAATGGTCCCTTGAGATGAATGGTGCCTAAATGTTGTGtcaatttaagaaaatagtGAGCTTTAGCAGAGATGGAGTTGTAGAagagaaaggagaagagaagCGAGGACAATGACATGGCAAAATTCTATCTAATATCTCATATATATAAGAGCAATTGAGAACGATGCACTATACTCAAGGGTTAGAGTTCATTGATTCCTATTCCaacctatgttgctcggactctccaaaaatgttgttgcatcgtgtcggattctccaaaaaagCACTACTTTTGGGGGATCCAACACGCACCcgttgacatttttgaagagtccaagcaacatagaTTTCAACTAGCAGAGGTGTTAAAACAGTAAAACAAAAGAAGGGGGGCAGCTTTAAAATCTGGTGCAAGTTTAGGTGCCAATTTAGGTAATTTGTCTACAATATATCACAATATTATAATgaaaaattcatataattacCTCATATAACACTAAACATATAATGTACCGCACACATTTCAGTTAATTATATGTAAATGTGCATGCATCATGTGGCAAAACATATTTGGTATCGGAAACAAACTAATACAGTTCCGTATCAAATCAAAGATCAGCATAAAACCAGTAGTAAATCTCAATTGGTTTTCCAAAAGCATCTTACCGCCATCACACATTCGCCTCCACCTATACCCTGACagttaaaacacatttaaaatCATTTATGCACATTCAAAATAAGTTGAGATGCTAGTTTATGGAAAACAATAAATCAGGAGTTAAGGTCTCTACTTACCTCAACTCCGAGCTAAGCAGTACCTACTACGTTCCGCTAccatgctcaatctcaatcaagTGTCTCCTATCTACACAATACTGTTTAATGGCGTCAAAAATACACCTATCTAACTCATATTCTAAAATTGGTCTCATTCAAAGTCAAAGTCAAAGTCAACCCTCAGTCAAAGTTGGTTAAAAATTCCATAGTCCCAAGTTACCTATAGTGTTCTAATCTCAACTCAGTGGGCTACTTAAAGTGGTTCAAATCCTCAAATTCCAAATTTGGGGTTTTACGGCAAACCCTTGAATTTCTATTTCAAATCTCATGTTTTGAGAACTAGATTTTATAAAAATCAATGTATATTAACCCAAAAGTATTAGGAATCATAACTTGAATTGTTATGACGAAAACTAGacttttattcttcttctttttctgcaTTCATTTCTCTGTTTCGTGTACCAGCTATGCTAATTTACTTGATCCCCTAAAATGAACTACAGAGGCTCCTTTAATTTCAGGATCACAAGCCATGGATGATGAAAAACAATGTTTGGCACAAGTAACAAAATCCCCAAAGGGATCCATAGTTTTtgggataaaaaaaaatataaagcaTTTTGGTCCCTTCCAATACTAAATCCATCAACTTCAACCttgattatttaatatatgtgcaCCGAATTCAGACTCCTATATGTTGTCAGCATGAACTCAGAAATCCTTGAATAACCCATGAAGTTGGCCAGAGATCTTGTTTCTATTTGGTCTGAATACATAGATGGCTCCTAAACTTGACAATTCTTATATTTAGATACTTAATCTAGGTTCCCAACTTGTTGTTATGTCGTCTAAATGTGCATATAGAACGCATATCTGACAAGTCTAAACAAACTAAAGAGCATATCACCAAGGTGTTTTCAATAGGTATATTTCGATAATATAAGTTATACAATAGGCCGGGGCCGCCGGGCCCCTAGATTAAGTGTCTAAACGACAATATTAGCAAGTTCAGGGGCCGTCTATGTATACTGCCTCCTATTTGTTGTGACAAGACTTCTACTACAAGATTCTTTGAAATGCATTCATGGCTCACAGGGCTAACTAGACTGATTGTACAGCAACTTTTATTATGACGGAGAAATTCGTCTAGGCAACCCATTAATACCAACCACAACCTTATGAAGTCATAAGTATCTCAACCTTTGCTACTTGATAAGCCTTGGAGGTGACTGTATAGAAACTTATTTTGCTCGCGTGTTCAATGGCTGCTAGTTGACTGGTCATTACTCATGTCCATAATGTTCATATATAAACATACATAGGCACTCTAGTTTACCAACAGCTTGCCCAATAAATTTATTGGGTTCGTCTCCACTTACTTACAAGTCTTAATCCACCATCTCCTGTAGTCTCCAAGACTTAGTACTTGTTTGTGTCACTCTTAATTCCTGCACTTCAGTGTTCCTTGGCAAAAAGCTGAAACTTGACCCAACTAATAATCTAGCCAAGCTAACTCGTCTGCAGAAACTTTTTCTAGGAAGATGGTTTTAAAATACACACTTCCATGCAGAGAGGAACCCACTTACTACCAGTTAGGATTTTAAGCTTGTCACCTCCCTTATCTCAAAAAAGTAACTTTCTAGACTATATCTAGCCAAGAGTGATCAAACCTTTTTAAATGAAGATACTTAACTGTTGCCAGAGCACAATGATGGCTTTTCTTCACATGTAATCCTTCTCATATTCCTGCACTTCAGTGTTCCTTGGCAAAAAGCTGAAACTTGACCCAACTAATAATCTAGCCAAGCTAACTCGTCTGCAGAAACTTTTTCTAGGAAGATGGTTTTAAAATACACACTTCCATGCAGAGAGGAACCCACTTACTACCAGTTAGGATTTTAAGCTTGTCACCTCCCTTATCTCAAAAAAGTAACTTTCTAGACTATATCTAGCCAAGAGTGATCAAACCTTTTTAAATGAAGATACTTAACTGTTGCCAGAGCACAATGATGGCTTTTCTTCACATGTAATCCTTCTCATATTCCTGCATAAGCTTATTTGGTTCCTGAAGTTTCAGGATGACATTTTGCTGAGGCTGGTGTATACGCGATATTGCTGGTGTATACGTGATATTTCAAACTGCTAAGAAACTTATATAATGCCCAATTCAACAGCTTATACTAGaaagaataaactaatttgacACCCTGCGGGAAAGCATGCTTAACTGGGCGCATCATATCTTGAGAACCTCATACCATTCAAGTAGTCAACAATGTTATCAGAGTCACGAACTGAAAAGCGAAAAGTGAAAATGCCATAGAGAAAATTCACAACACAACTTTGGAATCGTTTAGTTTCATTTTTCAGCTTTACACGGTGATGCCCAGGTTGGTGATTGATTGTATCAATCACTATATGGAAATAGACTGCAAGGAGAACAAGGCAATACAGAGAAGTGTGTTTCAAGGAAAATTTGACTTAACATGAACAGGACATTTTCCAATACCAGTGAGATGGTATTAGATGTAATATAAGAATCTTGTTTCATATTAGTAACTTCATTAACTTGACTACCATCTGTGGTTGAATCAACCACTcactttttaaatgcttttggCACCACCTTGATGAttgattacaacaacaacatgatccgaaaagtggggtctggggagaggTAAAGTGTACTAAGACCTTAGCACTGCCTATAGAGGCTGTTTCATAAAGACCCTCGCTCGAATGCAGCAAATCCAAacacaaagaagaagaaaacatagCAACTAAAATGGTGAATCTTGATGATtgattaatgaaataatattgaaAATCAAAACTTTCCATGATTTGACAGTGGTTGAACCAAAACCACATCTCAACAGTGAACAGCAAATCAAGGCAAAAGAAAATGGAATTAGAGCATTCAAATGaaacttaaaaagaaaaaaaacattacAGTAAAGGGATGTTCACCTGATTTTGACACTATTTTCAGAGATGTGAACAGAAACATTTTTAGAAACCCATTTCTCAGCAGCTTTCAAGCTACCCAGAGTTGAAAGCATGTCATTAGGAATACCAACCATAACTTCAAGACCAGATTTTCCCAAAGCTTTAAGTGTGTCATAATCAGCATCAAAAAGTTTAACCTTTTGGATCCCATTATCTATTAGCATTCTTACAACTATTTCAGGAGGCAAACGATGTGTTGACTGAGTACCCCAGTTGGCACCTATCCCACTCACTGTGGGAGAAAACAATAACAAAGCTACAAGAAATAACACCCCAAATGATTTTGAAAATGGAAACAACCccattttttttcaagaaagcTCACTTCTTTAATTTCCTTTTCGAAGGGGTATGAAGTATAGTAGAGTTTGTTCTACAACTAAAGTGAGCTGTAAGCTACCAAGAAGTTGATTCTTGTCTGCAGCTCAAAAATCTAAGACAGCAATGAAAAAAGATTCTTGTCTACAGCTCAAAAGTAGAAGAACTGAATAGGGTAACTTGAAATTCCACCTCCAAGAACAGAATGACAAATAGAaaaagattgaatttttattgAAAAGGAGAGAGGGAAGTGGAAGAGGGAACAACCCAAGAAAAGGGTAAAAAGCATAAGAGTAATGTTTCAACAATTTTCAAGCCAAAAAgaacatttttttttccttatgaAAAGGCAAACAAAGGGACTTATCTAGAAGAACAGGGAATGGCCCAAGTGAGTCATAATCACAATGAAGGGAATATATGAATACTACTAGATAGCATTTGAACACAGATTATATTTTActcattttatatatttatatttatatttataataatgcACTTGTACTTTGGGGTCATCTGGTCGTGACGGTCTCATCGATATATTAAAAGACACGTCTTTATTAACAATCAGAATGGACATTACTGTTACACAGTCACGTTTCTTTAGTTAatcgaaaataatttaaaatgtctTTAGGTTATGTgaagttaaataaaaatatattttatttatttcatcaatatttttaaaatacctGTCATTACTATTtggatttaaaaatatttttattattattttttcctactaaatatttttttataaatacgttttttaataaaatattatttttaaagaaatcttttcttaaaaaaaatccttttaactaatatgaaagtgaaaagtaatttttttcttcttattctctttttatcaattaaaatagaactATCTCATTATTTTTTACATTGTATTATTGAATACATTATAAATATGTAAGAATACAAAATACATGACGGTGTCAAGTCTATAAGACTCTATTTTTGCGAGAGTTCTTAATTAAGACTCCATTTTGCTTTCATGTGTATAtgtaaagaaaagagaagataaaAATTAGTAACAACtcatttgattattttaaagaaaatagtcTATACGGAAATCATAAAAGGAAGTTCAAACAGcctaaaatgaaaaatattaatcACGCACAAGATTtatcaaaagatattttgtatCTGGTACTGCAAAcactcaaaaatataaaatgttAAACATAAGAAATCAAGTATTAGAGGATATATATACAAGAGCAATGTTTATTTCAAGTACTCTAAAGCTAACATTTATTAAAGGATATATTGTAGCTTAACCCATACAAATTTATATACTATTAGTTAGTATAGTATCATAAATAAAATGCTCAAACTACACAAATTTCACTTATTTAGTATATTCAGTAAACAAGATGTTTGATATCCTAATAAAatgcatattttaatattattgaaAAAGGCAAAATCCAAACTTAACCTCTAATACATGCTCATAATTGCATCTTCTAAGCAAGAATGAGTTCAATATACATAAAAACGGAGTATATACAATCAACTTAATAAAATGACTTTCTTTTTGTAAAACTCAACACAAATAAATCTCACCGAGACATACTTTTCACCAATGTCTACACTAGCAAACATTATAACATGATTTCTATACACAAGATcttattaacaaaaaaataaagaaaaatagtgCAAAGtaaggggtcatttggtgtGATGGATAAAAGGGTTTAATCCCGAGATAATTTTTAAGTGCCCTTAAATCTCTTGTTTGATTGCAAAAGGAAGGATAACTTGTCCCAGGATTAACAATTAGtactgggataagttatccctccaTGAGGGTGGATTAATAATTTCAGGATAACTTATCCTGGGataaagtatgtaaaataacaacaatactccattaaactctcttttacacaccattttttatattcatgtatattaacataatttttaacaacatttataataacattcacaACCTTAATTAAtcgttatttttattataatatatttttctattaaaaattatattttataatacaatttctatttattaatatattataaattgaatttatttgtctaattcttatgtttatttatattttgatttctcttaaaatgttcacttcactactaaattacatatttttaattaaatagtttattactcactttaaaattatattttatatatctatactatattaaaagcatgaagactCTTAAAAtgtttgattgaattttttgccCTTCGTTAAAAGTATCTTCTTTAGACAAAATCGTTTTTTCACACTTTTTtccaattattatttaattatatttataatattttaaagtgaggaatcctaaaatatatggtaacaaagaatatatgataaattttaaaattaaagagtcctaaaatatatggtaacAATTAACAATAAAATATAGTGTAAGAATTATTGAGaagattaataataatagtagtgcAAAAGTTGTTCCAGGTATCTTACATAAGAATgtgatttttcattttttttttttaaaaaaaaaattaatagaaatTGTATTGTTTTGGGAAAACAAAAATTGGTGTTATTTTTGTCATATTAAACACTGTCATAAAGTCCCAAACTAAAAAAAACTGcctaattttgaaaaaattaaaattatcctCAACGCCGTGGgactcctttcttttctttttttggttctAGAGTCCTAATATAAAAgggtattttttttctattttccaaACATTCTTcacatattttataaaaataaaatcacgcTCTCTTTTGAGtgttgttttattttgataGCTAGATGATTCAGAATAGAGATTGAGGTTCTCTTTCTATTATCCATGTAATTTTTAATTGTGTTGTCTTAAATAGTCTTTGTCCAAGCAACTAGAAGAGTTGTTTTTTAATATCTCAGGTTGATTTTGATTCTTATTTGTTTATACAAATCACTTTACAGAAAATTGGTCGATCATTTTACTTAATCTCTACCTATTCTGTGTTTTTAACATAAGAAACAAATAACTAATTAGCTTGTGTATGTG contains the following coding sequences:
- the LOC129880607 gene encoding glucan endo-1,3-beta-glucosidase 6, with translation MGLFPFSKSFGVLFLVALLLFSPTVSGIGANWGTQSTHRLPPEIVVRMLIDNGIQKVKLFDADYDTLKALGKSGLEVMVGIPNDMLSTLGSLKAAEKWVSKNVSVHISENSVKIRYVAVGNEPYLTTYNGTYLRTTLPAMQNIQTALIKAGLGDKVKVTCPLNADVYESASTFPSGGDFRADIHGYVSQLVKFLSDNGCPFTINIYPFISLYIDPNFPVEYAFFDGNATPLNDGGTIYTNMFDANHDTLVWALQKNGFGNVPIIIGEIGWPTDGDRNANAQLAQRFNQGFMQHISGGKGTPLRPGPVDAYLFSLIDEDAKSIQPGNFERHWGILTYDGLPKYTLNLGTTNSGSLVPARNVKYLERKWCVLKPNAKVDDPQIAPSMSFACGLADCTSLGYQTSCGGLDGRGNISYAFNSYYQINNQLDDACKFSGLATVTKSDPSTGTCRFGLMIQPYYGGAQRKHGYTRTALALILFLWTIL